One stretch of Gemmatimonadota bacterium DNA includes these proteins:
- a CDS encoding CinA family protein has protein sequence MADFKTMAADVGVLLKEKGQTVAVAESSAGGIISAALLAVPGASAYFKGGGVCYTGDSKQILMAVSDAAMGEARAATKTHALHLARAARERLGADWGIGETGAAGPTGNRYGDPPGHTCIGVVGPDAEQAIAIATGSENRGENMEVFAREALDLLVECLQRD, from the coding sequence ATGGCGGATTTTAAGACAATGGCCGCAGATGTGGGCGTGTTGCTAAAAGAAAAAGGGCAGACCGTGGCGGTGGCCGAGTCGTCGGCTGGGGGAATCATTTCAGCGGCACTTTTGGCCGTGCCGGGAGCGTCGGCTTATTTTAAGGGCGGTGGGGTGTGTTATACGGGGGACTCAAAGCAAATATTGATGGCTGTTTCCGATGCGGCAATGGGCGAGGCGAGGGCTGCGACAAAGACGCATGCCCTGCATCTGGCACGCGCTGCGCGCGAACGTTTGGGGGCGGACTGGGGTATTGGCGAGACGGGCGCGGCTGGTCCGACGGGAAATCGGTATGGCGATCCGCCCGGCCATACGTGTATCGGCGTTGTGGGTCCAGATGCCGAGCAAGCGATTGCGATTGCAACGGGCAGCGAGAACCGGGGTGAGAATATGGAGGTGTTCGCCCGCGAAGCATTGGACCTGCTGGTCGAATGTTTGCAGCGGGATTGA
- a CDS encoding DegT/DnrJ/EryC1/StrS family aminotransferase, with the protein MAELALLGGEREVKEKDDILWPMYDVAERDALVEVLESRAWYNSSKCQEFEETFAAFQDAKYGIACTGGTVALEMICRGASIGVGDEVITSAYTFIGTCSGILKAGATVVFCDIDPDTNNLDVAEVESLITDRTKGIMPVHFGGLACDIQRLLDIAERHNLVILEDAAHGWGSTYRDRGLGSWGLASGFSFQQSKNMTGGDGGIALTNDEAVADAIGCAVNVGRSRYGRTEESRQWGGNHRMTEFVAAVLLCQLKRIPEHTEIREQNGAMLTRTLSEVEGIEPIHRLEDATRVNWHVYGARYLSEAFEGVSRDAFVRAMRAEGVPVSTGYEMPVYKHPVFQEDWKARDYTPFAWTDAAQDYRSLHLPKVEQYCRERLSISQRALLTSETRMRDMSRAFVKVRENADKLREWERR; encoded by the coding sequence ATGGCAGAGTTAGCGCTGTTGGGTGGCGAGCGTGAGGTTAAAGAGAAGGATGATATTTTATGGCCGATGTACGATGTGGCCGAAAGAGATGCGCTTGTTGAGGTGCTGGAGAGTCGGGCGTGGTACAATTCCTCGAAGTGTCAGGAATTTGAAGAGACGTTTGCGGCATTTCAAGATGCGAAATACGGGATCGCGTGTACGGGTGGCACGGTGGCTCTGGAAATGATTTGTCGCGGGGCGAGCATTGGTGTAGGCGATGAGGTGATTACGAGTGCCTATACGTTTATCGGTACGTGTTCGGGGATTCTAAAAGCAGGTGCTACGGTTGTTTTTTGCGATATAGACCCGGATACCAATAATCTCGATGTGGCGGAGGTGGAGAGTCTTATTACAGATCGAACGAAGGGGATTATGCCGGTGCATTTTGGTGGGTTGGCGTGTGATATCCAGCGGTTGCTGGATATTGCCGAGCGACACAATCTGGTGATTTTAGAAGATGCGGCGCACGGGTGGGGATCGACTTATAGAGATCGCGGGCTGGGTAGCTGGGGACTGGCTTCGGGGTTTTCTTTTCAGCAGAGCAAAAATATGACGGGTGGAGATGGGGGCATTGCCCTGACCAATGACGAGGCCGTTGCCGATGCGATTGGCTGTGCGGTCAATGTGGGGCGGTCGCGGTATGGTCGTACGGAGGAGTCTCGACAATGGGGCGGCAACCACCGGATGACGGAGTTTGTCGCTGCGGTCTTATTGTGCCAGTTGAAGCGCATTCCCGAGCATACGGAGATCCGCGAACAAAATGGGGCGATGTTGACGCGCACATTGTCAGAGGTTGAGGGTATTGAGCCGATCCACCGGTTGGAAGATGCGACCCGCGTCAACTGGCATGTGTATGGTGCGCGGTATTTATCCGAGGCATTTGAGGGCGTTTCTCGCGATGCATTTGTCAGGGCGATGCGCGCTGAAGGGGTGCCAGTGAGTACGGGATACGAGATGCCGGTGTACAAGCATCCGGTTTTTCAAGAGGATTGGAAAGCCCGCGATTACACGCCTTTTGCGTGGACAGATGCGGCGCAGGATTATCGCTCGTTGCACTTGCCAAAGGTCGAGCAGTATTGCAGGGAGCGGCTGTCGATAAGCCAGAGGGCTTTGCTGACTTCTGAAACGCGGATGCGGGATATGTCGCGCGCATTTGTCAAGGTGCGCGAGAATGCAGATAAACTTCGAGAGTGGGAGAGGAGATAA